One window of Thermoplasma sp. Kam2015 genomic DNA carries:
- a CDS encoding DNA adenine methylase, with translation MKPTVTPLRYPGGKTWILPYVERFLTFHNIKLGTIFEPFGGSASVSIGILKDGFADHAVICEKDPVIVAFWKSILFHNQEFIDAVRSLDISMETWYNFKKYLEEDAYTKYDTIEIGLAFLFYNRVNYSGIIKAGPIGGKRQISKYSLNCRFNVDRIIKKINDIGKFSDRITIREDDGIELIRKFNIEEYRDRSFFYIDPPYYNAGKVLYRNYFTDKEHKDLADAVVKLKVPWLVSYDDSNFIYNLYKNEMHDYIFTDYQAGNLKRGIRELLISNLKIPPLDTIRLERFDANNLEIANPSIISRE, from the coding sequence ATGAAACCGACAGTAACTCCGCTTAGGTATCCTGGAGGTAAAACATGGATACTCCCGTATGTTGAACGATTCCTTACTTTTCATAATATCAAGTTGGGTACCATATTCGAGCCTTTCGGCGGCAGCGCGTCCGTTTCAATAGGAATCCTAAAAGATGGTTTCGCTGACCACGCAGTCATATGTGAGAAAGATCCTGTGATAGTCGCATTCTGGAAGTCCATTTTATTTCATAATCAGGAATTTATCGATGCGGTAAGATCTCTAGACATATCTATGGAGACATGGTATAACTTCAAAAAGTACCTTGAAGAAGATGCATATACGAAATATGATACGATAGAAATAGGATTGGCCTTTCTTTTCTACAACAGAGTAAACTATTCCGGTATAATAAAGGCAGGACCAATAGGTGGTAAGAGACAGATTTCAAAATATTCTTTGAATTGCAGGTTTAATGTAGATAGAATTATCAAAAAAATCAATGATATAGGGAAATTCTCTGACAGAATTACCATAAGAGAAGATGATGGCATTGAATTAATAAGAAAATTTAATATCGAGGAATATAGGGATAGGAGCTTTTTCTATATAGATCCACCATATTATAATGCTGGAAAGGTTCTTTATAGGAATTATTTTACAGATAAAGAACATAAAGATCTAGCAGATGCTGTGGTGAAATTGAAGGTCCCATGGTTGGTAAGCTACGACGACTCGAATTTTATATATAACCTATATAAAAATGAAATGCATGATTATATTTTCACGGATTATCAAGCAGGGAACTTAAAGCGTGGAATCAGGGAACTTTTAATTTCTAATTTAAAA